The following DNA comes from Streptomyces sp. Ag109_O5-10.
TCGTTCCAGGACGAGGCGGCCGCGAGGACGAGGTCGATCGCCTCCGCCGCCGAGGAGCATCTGTCCGACCACAAGTCGGACGCCCCTGCGCGGAGCCTCGTCCAGGAGGCCCACCGCAGGGGCGACTGCGCGACCGTCTACGACAGCACGGGCCGTGTGGTGCTGTCGACCGCGTGTTCCGAGGTGGCCGGGGACGACTCCGCGGAGCTGGTCTCCTCCGTGCTCGCCCACCCCGGCACCCGGGTGCGGCAGGACGATCAGTGGCTGACCACGGCCGTGCCGATCGGCGACACCTCGGACCCGGTCGGGGTCGCCGTGCTGAGCCGGTCCGCGGATCCGCTGCACGACCGGATCCTGGCGATGTGGGGCTGGCTCGCGCTGATCGGCGTCGGCGGCCTCGGCGCCGCCGTCCTGGTGTCGGTGCTGCTTGCCCGCTGGGTCGGCCGCCCGCTGCGCGTGCTGGACGAGGCGGCGGGACGGCTGGGCGAGGGAGCGCTGGACGCGCGGGCGCCGGCCGGGGCAGGGCCGCAGGAGGTGCGCCGTCTGGCGGCGACGTTCAACACGATGGCCGCGCGAACGGAGGCCCTGGTGCACGGCCACCGCGCCGTGGTCGCCGATGTGTCGCACCAGTTGCGCACCCCACTCGCGGCGCTCCGGCTGCGCCTCGACCTGCTCGCCGCCGACGCCGAGGGGGACACCGCCGCCGAGCTGGCCGACGCGCAGGGCGAGATCGCCCGCCTGTCCCGGCTGGTGGACGGCATGCTGGCGGCGGCGCGCGCCGAGCACGCGGTGCCGCAGCCGGTGCCGGTCCGGGTGGACCGGCTCGTGGCCGAACGGATCGCCGCCTGGGAGCCCGTCGCCGACGCGGGCCGGGTCCGGCTCGCCGTCGACTGCCGCGCCGGGCTCACCGCCTACCTCGGCGAGGACGATCTGGAGCAGGTGCTCGACAACCTGATCGCCAACGCTCTCGACGCGGTCCACGAGGGCGGGCGGTTGCTGATCTCCGGCAGGCGGCAGGGCGACACCGTCGAACTGCGGGTCGTCGACAACGGTCCCGGGATGAGCCGGGCCGCACGGGAGAGCGCGTTCCGGAGGTTCGGAAACCCCGAGGCGAGCGGCACCGGGCTCGGCCTGGCCATCGTCCACCGGCTGATCACCGCCAACGGCGGCACCGCCGAGCTGCTGGACTCTCCGGGCGGCGGGTTGACCGTGGTGCTGTCGCTGCCCGCGTCACAACGCCGGCGCGACCGGGACAAGGAATCCGGATCCGGGGCCGACGGTGCGCGGGCGGGCGCCTGAGCCCGTCCCGGACGACATTGCCCGGCATCCCCTGACCTGCCCTGACCAGCGGGTTCACCGATCTTTGCGGGTTCTGAAGGATTCCTGAACCGGATCCCGACAGCCGCCCGCGCAGGCTGATGGTCGGACAGCCACAGGCGTGGCCGCGAGGTGCCGGACGCTTCACCGGGGCACACCGACGGCCGAGGAGGAACCGTGTCCCACCCCGACCACCCCACATCCGCCGGTGCCGCCCGCCGCCGTGACCGCGGCCTGCGCCGGGTCGGAAGCACCACCGGCTGGGTGGCCGCCACGGCAGCCGCCGGCTCGGTGGCGCTCGCGGCCGGATACGCCTATGCCCTGCCGGGGAAGTCCGCGCCCCCGCCCGGGAACACTTCGCGGCCGTCCGTCCCGGCATCCGCGCCCACGACGAGCCCGTCCACCACTCCCCGGGCATCCCGCTCGGCGGCCCCGGACAGGCCCCCCGTATCGCCATCCCATACGGCATCGCACACGACCGTCCCGCAGCGAAGGGCCGCTCCCGCCATCACCCACTCGGCGGCCCCCGCCCCCACGAAACCCCCGGCAGCGACCCCGCAGCCCTCGCACACCACGTCGGGTGCGTCATGACCCCCGCCACCGCCGCGCCTTTGGCGTCGGTCTCCTTCCCCGCGCTGGGCACCACCGCCTCGCTGCTCGTCACCGACCCCGGCGCCATGGCAGCGGCACGCCGGGTGCTCGACGCCGAACTCGCCGCCGTCGACGCGGCGTGCAGCCGCTTCCGGTCCGACTCGGAACTGTCCCGCGTCAACGCCGCCGCGGGGGCCGCCGTGCAGGTGACTGCCCGGTTCGCGGAGGCCCTGGACGTGGCGCTGTACGCGGCGCGCGTGACCGAGGGCGTCGTGGACCCCACCGTCGGATCCGCCGTGCGGGCGCTCGGCTACGACATCACGTTCGCCGCGCTGCGCCCGCAGGACCTGGGCCCCGTACGCGTCGCCGGACCCTCCGCGGGCTGGCGGACGGTGGACTGGGACCGGGCCGCACGGCGGCTACGGCTGCCCCCGGGCGTCGTGCTCGACCTCGGCGCGACGGCCAAGGCCCTCGCCGCCGACCGGGCGGCCGACCGCGCCGCCGAGGTGACGGGCTGCGGTGTCCTGGTCAACCTCGGCGGTGACCTTTCGGTCGCGGGTGATCCGCCGCCGGGCGGCTGGCGGATCGCCCTCGCCGACGACCACGCGGCGCCCGGTACGACGGGCCGGCCCACGGTGAGCATCACCGAGGGCGGACTCGCCACCTCTGGCACCGCCGTGCGGACCTGGGCCCGCGAGGAGCGGCGCGTGCACCACATCGTCGATCCCGCCACCGGCGACAATCCCACGCCGGTCTGGCGGACCGTCAGCGTGGCCGCCGCCAGCTGCGTGGCCGCCAACACCGCGAGCACCGAGGCCGTCGTCCTCGGCGACCGCGCCCTCGGCCGGCTGCGCCGGGCGGGGCTGCCCGCGCGGCTGGTCCGCATGGACGGAACCGTCGAGCGGGTCTGCGGCTGGCCCGAGGACACGGTGCAGGAGAACACCGCGGCAGAGAACACCGCGGCAGAGCGCGCCTCGGGAGGTGCCCGATGACCGGAGTCGTCCCGCTGGCCGCGGCCGGTCCCAGTCCGCTGTGGTATGCGACCCGGGCCGGCGGCACCGTCGCCCTGGTACTGCTCACCACGACCGTCGCGCTCGGCATCGCCGTCGGCGGCCGCTACGCGCCCCGGCGGCTCGCCCGCTTCGAGGTGAGCGCGCTGCACCGGAACCTGTCGGTGCTGACCCTGGTCTTCCTGGCCCTGCACATCGTCACCGCGATCCTCGACACCTTTGTCCACCTGGGCTGGCTGGTGACCGTGGTGCCGTTCACCGCCTCGTACCGGCCGCTCTGGCTGGGCCTGGGCACGGTCGCGTTCGACCTGCTGCTCGCGGTCGCCGCCACCAGCGCGGTACGGCTGCGCATGGGGCAGCGTCGTTGGAAGACCGTGCACTGGCTGGCCTACGCGGCCTGGCCGGTGGCGCTCTTCCATGCCGCCGGAACCGGCACCGACACCCGGCTCACTCCGCAACTCGCCCTGTACGCCGGATGCGTGGCCCTCATGGTCGCCGCCGTCTGGTGGCGGCTGTACCGGGCGGGCCCGGGGCGGTTCGCGGTACGCCTCTGGGCGGCCGTCGCCACGGTGACGGTGCCCCTGGTGCTGGCCGCGTTCCTGAACTCCGGTCCGCTGCAACCGGGTTGGGCACACCGCGCGGGCGGCGCCACGGCCACGGGCACAGGCACAGGCACAGGCACAGGCACAGGCACAGGCAGCGTCCATCCGACGCACGCGCCGACCGATGGCGAGGGAGGCGAGGAATGACCGACGCGATGACCGAGGGCCCGGCAGCCATCCGGGCCGAAGACGGCCGGGACGGGATGCTCGGCCCGTACGGCTCCCGGCTGCTGCACGGCTGGTACGCCACCGGCCGCGCGGCCGACCTGGACGAGCACCTCCACCGGTACGGTCCGGCGCCCTTTCTTCGCACCGCCGACGCGGCCGACCGGCTGGTGCGCGCGGTGGAGGACGCGGGACTGACCGGGAGAGGCGGCGCCGCCTTCCCCACCGGGCGCAAGCTGCGCACGGTCGCCGCGGGCCGGGGCACCGCCGTGGTGGTCGCCAACGGCATGGAGAGCGAACCGGCCAGCCGCAAGGACGAGACCCTGCTGGACCTCGCCCCGCACCTGGTGCTCGACGGCGCCGCACTGGCCGCCGTGGCGGTGGGCGCCGACGTGGCGCACCTGTGCCTGCCGCGCACCAGGCAGGACCAGGCACGGGCACTGCGCGAAGCCGTCGAGGAACGGCGGAGGAGGGGCCTTGCCCCGGTGCCGGTGCTGGTGCACGAACTGCCCCACCACTACGTCTCCAGCGAGGAGACATCGCTGGTGCGCTGGCTGAACGGGGGTGACGCCCGCCCGCTGGCGACCCCGCCGCGCCCCTTCGAGCAGGGTGTCGGCCGGCGCCCCACCCTGATCGACAACGTCGAGACCCTCGCCCACCTCGCGCTGATCGCACGCTACGGTCCCGGATGGTTCAGCGGCGCCGGGCGCCCCGACGCCCCGGGCACCACGCTCGTGACCCTCTCCGGTGCACTGCGCACGCCGGGCGTCTACGAGGTGCCGATGGGCCTGCCGCTCGGCGAGGTAATGGAGATCGCCGGGGGACCCGTGGAACCGCTCGGATCCGTGCTGCTGGGCGGCTTCTTCGGCAGCTGGCTGCCGGCGGCGCAGACGCTGCGCGTCCCGTTCGCCAAACAGGACCTGGCCCCGCTCGGCGCGGGACCCGGTGCCGGAGTGATCGTGGCGTTTCCCGTCCGCACCTGCGGTCTGGCCGAGGCGGCGAGGGTGCTCGGTCACCTCGCCGCGCAGAGCGCACGCCAGTGCGGACCGTGCCGGCTCGGTCTGTCTGCCGTGGCCGCGGACTTCGCCGACCTCGCCTGGGGCCGTCCCACCGCGGAGTCGATACAGCGTCTGGAGTACCGGGCCGGGCTGCTCGCCGGACGGGGTGCCTGCCGGCACCCCGACGGCGCGTCCCGGTTCGCCACGACCGCACTGCGGGTCTTCGCCGCCGACGTAGGGCACCACCTGCGCCTCGGCCCGTGCGCTGCGGCCTGGGACGAGCCCGTACTGCCCGTTCCGGACTCGCCGGCACCCGACGACAGTGAATGGAGGTGACCGGCATGCCCGGCGCCCACTCCCTCGGCATCGACCGCATCGCCTGCGACGGCTACGGCCTCTGTGCCGAACTGCTGCCGGAAATCATCGAGTTGGACGAGTGGGGCTACCCGGTCGTGGGATCGGCCCCTCTTACGGGTGAAGCCCTCCGCCATGCACGGCGCGCCGTGGCCGCGTGCCCGGCACTGGCACTGCGCCTGGACCGGGCACCTGGGCGAGCCCCGGACCGACAGCCGGCCCAGCGGTCGTGAACGAGTTCTTAACCCCACGTCGGACATACTGCAGCCCGCTCCGGCGCACGCCGCGGGAGCGGGCGGCACAGCACTGCCATCCGGGCCGGGCGGGGCCTGATCATCGGGATCATCAGGAGGACGGACAAGTGACCGTGACCGGCGACCGGACCCCGGCGCACAGCACATTCGAGTCGCCCGGCCCGGCGGCCGGCGGCCCGGAGGGCAACGAGCGGCTGACCGCGGCGACCGGTGCGGTGCTGCTGGTCCTGTTCGCCGTCGAGGGCGTCACCATCCTCTTCCTCGGGCAGCTCCTCACCCTGCACTTCTTCATCGGGCTGCTGCTGACCGGCCCGGTCTGTCTGAAGATCGGCTCGACCGGCTACCGGTTCTACCGCTACTACACGGGCTCGC
Coding sequences within:
- a CDS encoding HAMP domain-containing sensor histidine kinase → MTRRIALSVIALITAVLVLAVVPLGLLMTQREQTSFQDEAAARTRSIASAAEEHLSDHKSDAPARSLVQEAHRRGDCATVYDSTGRVVLSTACSEVAGDDSAELVSSVLAHPGTRVRQDDQWLTTAVPIGDTSDPVGVAVLSRSADPLHDRILAMWGWLALIGVGGLGAAVLVSVLLARWVGRPLRVLDEAAGRLGEGALDARAPAGAGPQEVRRLAATFNTMAARTEALVHGHRAVVADVSHQLRTPLAALRLRLDLLAADAEGDTAAELADAQGEIARLSRLVDGMLAAARAEHAVPQPVPVRVDRLVAERIAAWEPVADAGRVRLAVDCRAGLTAYLGEDDLEQVLDNLIANALDAVHEGGRLLISGRRQGDTVELRVVDNGPGMSRAARESAFRRFGNPEASGTGLGLAIVHRLITANGGTAELLDSPGGGLTVVLSLPASQRRRDRDKESGSGADGARAGA
- a CDS encoding FAD:protein FMN transferase, which encodes MTPATAAPLASVSFPALGTTASLLVTDPGAMAAARRVLDAELAAVDAACSRFRSDSELSRVNAAAGAAVQVTARFAEALDVALYAARVTEGVVDPTVGSAVRALGYDITFAALRPQDLGPVRVAGPSAGWRTVDWDRAARRLRLPPGVVLDLGATAKALAADRAADRAAEVTGCGVLVNLGGDLSVAGDPPPGGWRIALADDHAAPGTTGRPTVSITEGGLATSGTAVRTWAREERRVHHIVDPATGDNPTPVWRTVSVAAASCVAANTASTEAVVLGDRALGRLRRAGLPARLVRMDGTVERVCGWPEDTVQENTAAENTAAERASGGAR
- a CDS encoding ferric reductase-like transmembrane domain-containing protein encodes the protein MTGVVPLAAAGPSPLWYATRAGGTVALVLLTTTVALGIAVGGRYAPRRLARFEVSALHRNLSVLTLVFLALHIVTAILDTFVHLGWLVTVVPFTASYRPLWLGLGTVAFDLLLAVAATSAVRLRMGQRRWKTVHWLAYAAWPVALFHAAGTGTDTRLTPQLALYAGCVALMVAAVWWRLYRAGPGRFAVRLWAAVATVTVPLVLAAFLNSGPLQPGWAHRAGGATATGTGTGTGTGTGTGSVHPTHAPTDGEGGEE
- a CDS encoding NADH-ubiquinone oxidoreductase-F iron-sulfur binding region domain-containing protein, which gives rise to MTDAMTEGPAAIRAEDGRDGMLGPYGSRLLHGWYATGRAADLDEHLHRYGPAPFLRTADAADRLVRAVEDAGLTGRGGAAFPTGRKLRTVAAGRGTAVVVANGMESEPASRKDETLLDLAPHLVLDGAALAAVAVGADVAHLCLPRTRQDQARALREAVEERRRRGLAPVPVLVHELPHHYVSSEETSLVRWLNGGDARPLATPPRPFEQGVGRRPTLIDNVETLAHLALIARYGPGWFSGAGRPDAPGTTLVTLSGALRTPGVYEVPMGLPLGEVMEIAGGPVEPLGSVLLGGFFGSWLPAAQTLRVPFAKQDLAPLGAGPGAGVIVAFPVRTCGLAEAARVLGHLAAQSARQCGPCRLGLSAVAADFADLAWGRPTAESIQRLEYRAGLLAGRGACRHPDGASRFATTALRVFAADVGHHLRLGPCAAAWDEPVLPVPDSPAPDDSEWR
- a CDS encoding ferredoxin; the encoded protein is MPGAHSLGIDRIACDGYGLCAELLPEIIELDEWGYPVVGSAPLTGEALRHARRAVAACPALALRLDRAPGRAPDRQPAQRS